In the Butyricicoccus intestinisimiae genome, AAACATGCCCATGCACATCGGATACCGCCCAATCAGGTTGTCACTGCCGCCCAGCGTTGTGCCGTACATGCCCGCGATGAACAGACCGATGCCGAACGTGCCAATCGCCATCGGAACCAGCGAGTGGCTGCACATCATGACGGAAAAGCAGACGGCGGTTCCGATTGTCATGACGCAAATCATGTGCTGCGGCGAAAAGCGTGTGGCGAACCATGCGCTGGCGAACCGCCCGATGAGCAGCGCGCCCCACAGCGCCGTGGCAAGCAGCTGCGCGGTCTGCGCATCCGCTGCACCGGAGTCGATGAAAAAGGTCACGAGCCAGCCGATAACCGACGCTTCAAATGCGAGATAGCACAGCAGCAGCACACTGCAAATCCAAAAAATGCCCTGCTTCAAAAATCCCCAGTCGATTTTTCCTGTCGGTTCCTGCACGCAAAACGCATCCGGTCCAATCTGCGTGCGCACGCCGTGCAGCAGCGAGATGATGCCGATCGCAATCGTGATGCCGAACGCCATGCGCCAAGACGTGCCGCACACCATCATGATGAGCGGTGCCGCGCAGGCGCCAACGGCAAAAAACGCCTGTGCCAGATTGAGCAGGCTGCTGTCATTGTTGGACACCATGCTGGTGATTTGATTGCCGATGTTCGCGGTGCTGCCCTTGCAAATGCCGGTCAGCAGCATGGCAAAAATTAACAGCACCGGATTGCCGGACACCATCATGATTGCCAGACCGACAAACGCCAGCGCGCCAAAAAACAGATACGTGCACTTGGCGCCCAAGCGTCTTGCCGCCAGACTGACCCCAATGCCCATCGCCAGATACCCGATTTGCTGCGCGGACATCATCCAGCCGCCGACCTGATAGCTGATGTGGTATTCCGCTTTGATGGACGGCAGTGCCGAGCCGATCAGCGTCAGATAAATACCCATCGCCAGATACGCCAGAAAAATGTCCTGCATCAAATAGCGGTGTGCCCTCGGCATCTCCCGCATGACAGATGGTTTTCCCATAAATTTTCCTCCCGTTTCTTTACCAGTGATATCTGGATTATACCACGGGATGCACGTGTTCGGCTATGCCTTATCACGCCAAATTCTTGCACAAAAAAAGCGGACTTCCCGAGAAGTCCGCTTTTTGGTTTACTCGATATTGTGTCTGCCGTCCAGTGCGCGCATCAGCGTCACTTCGTCGATATACTCCAGCTGTCCGCCAACCGGAATGCCGTATGCAAGGCGGCTGACGCGAATGTGAAACGGCTTGAGCAGCCGTGCCAAATACATCGCCGTCGCTTCGCCCTCCGTGTCCGGATTGGTCGCCAGAATCACTTCTTCGATGTCCTCCTCTGCCACGCGATGCAGCAGCTCCCGAATGCTCAAATCATCCGGTCCGACATGGTTGAGCGGAGAAATCGTGCCGTGCAGCACATGATACAGCCCCTGATATTCGCGCGTCTTTTCAAACGCCAGCACGTCCTTCGGGTCTGCCACGACGCAAATCGTCTTGTGATCCCGTGCCGGATCCGCGCAAATCGGGCACAGCTCTTCATCCGTCAGGTTCTGACACACAGGACACAGATGAATTGTGTTTTTCGCGGCGGTAATCGCCTGCGCGAGCTTGTCCGCGTCCTCTTTGGGCAGATTTAAAATGTGAAACGCCAACCGCTGCGCCGTCTTGCGCCCGATGCCGGGGAGCTTGGAAAACTCATCAATCAGCGTTTCGACAGATGGTGCAAAATAATTCATGGACAATTAAAACAGTCCCGGCATACCGCCGCCGGTTGCCTGCTTCATGATGGCTGCGCTCTCCTCGTCTGCCTGCTTAAGTGCCTGATTGACCGCAGTGACGATGAGATCCTGCAGCATTTCTACATCATCCGGATCCACTGCTTCCGGATCCAGCTTGAGGCTGACCAGATTGTTGGAGCCCTTGACAACAGCGGTCACTGCGCCGCCGCCTGCGGTCGCGGTGTATTCCTTGTTGCCCAGCTCCTCCTGTGCCTTGACCATTTCTTCCTGCATCTTCTGCGCCTTTTTAATCATCGCGCTCATGTTCATGCCGCCGCCCATGCCGGCGCCGCCTCTGCCATATCCGTTAAACTTTCTAGCCATTGTTGTTCCTCCTGTTTCAATCGTTGATCTCAACATTTATATTCAGTTCACCGGCTCTGCGAATGACCTCATCCACAGGGTTCGCTTTCGTGGAAAGCGTGCCGATGCTGCTTTCTTCCAATACTTTGATGCGCAAATTTTTTCCGGTTACCTGCTGCGCCGCCTTTGCCAGTGCCTGCTTGACGATGGTTTCATTGCACAAGTCGCAGGTAAACGGGTCATCACACAGCACATACAATTCTTTTCCGGAAATGACACCCTTCGCCATCGTCAGCTGGGCGAATTTGCTCATCGGCAGCAAGCTCTTTGTTGCCATCGTGATGTCATTCCACTGCGGGCTGCTCTCCAGCTTTTTGGGCGGTGCAGACGGCTTTTGCTGTGCCATCGGCGGCAGCTCGTCCTCTGCGGGCGGCGGCGCATCTGCATCGGACGGGAATCCGTCCTCCGGTTCCGCCTGCTGCCGAGCCGCCGGTGCCGCTGCCACGATGCCATGCGCCAGCTTTTCTTCCAGCGCATCCACGCGGCCGCTCAGCGTGTCATAATCGTCTGCCGTCAGCTCACACAGCCGAACCACACACAGCTCCGCTTCAATGCGGCGGTTTGCCGCGTGCGGAATGCGCAGCAGCGATTCCTGCAAAATTTTTGTGTACGCGAGCAGGCGCGAAGCCGGTATCTGCCCGCACAGCTGCTGTACGGTCTGGTACGAATACGCCGGAGACAGCAGAGCGGAAACATCCTGCCTGCTCGTCTTGACCAGCAGCATATCCCGAATGAGTCCGAGCAACTGGTCGAGCACAGCGCCCAGCTCTCTGCCTGCGGTGTAGCTCTCTCCGAGCTGCTGCATCGCGGCGGTCAAATCGCCCGCCAGAATATGCCGCATCAAATCGACGGCGGTATCGCCCGCCAGAATGCCGACACCGGCAGCCACGCGTTCCTCGTCAATCGGCTCGCCGCTGCCTGCTGCCGCGCGGTCGAGAATGGACAGCGCATCGCGCATCGCGCCGTCCGCCAGCCGCGCAATCATGCGCGCGCCGCTGTCGGTCAGCGGAATCGCTTCTTCCTCCGCGATTTCCTTGAGCCGCACCGCAATGTCATGCGGCGCAATGCGGCGGAAGTCAAACCGCTGACAGCGCGAGAGAATCGTTGCCGGTACTTTATTGATTTCCGTTGTTGCCAGAATAAACAGCACATGCTCCGGCGGCTCTTCCAGCGTCTTGAGCAGCGCATTGAACGCGCCCTGCGACAGCATATGTACCTCGTCGATGATGTACACGCGCTTTTTGACGGACGCCGGTGCATACCGCACTTCGTCGCGAATGTCGCGGATGTTGTCTACGCCGTTGTTGGACGCTGCGTCAATCTCGACAACGTCCAGAATGCTGCCGTCCATGATGCCGCGGCACGCCGGACAGGTGCCGCACGGGTCACCCGCCTGCAAGTTGGTGCAGTTGACCGCGCGCGCCAGAATTTTCGCACAGGTCGTCTTGCCGGTGCCGCGCGTGCCGGTGAACAGATAGGCATGGGACAGGCGTCCGCTTTCCAGCTGCGCGCGAAGCGTATCTGTGATGTGCCGCTGTCCGACCACATCGGCAAATTTCGTCGGCCGCCATTTGCGGTACAATGCCTGATACATGCATTTCCCTCCCAAAGTTGGAAAAACGGGCAATCGAAATTGCCCGTTTACATTCCTTGCATCTTGCATGGAACGATGCTCCGCATGACCGCGCCCTCCCGTTGAACTGCGTGCCATATCTGGTACCTGTACTGTTGGACTCGGACTCGGCATTCCTGCGGCACACAATGGGTTCTGCTTAATGCTGCTCGGTTCCCCGCCTGACATGGTTCACAGTCCACTGTTGCGAAGGACCGAATCTTCATCATCCTTCAGCACAGGTCAAACAATACGCGCACAGCCCGCATAGGAGGCATTCACCCCTGCTATAGCGGATTGCAGGTACAGGACACCGCTACCGTCCCG is a window encoding:
- the dnaX gene encoding DNA polymerase III subunit gamma/tau, with protein sequence MYQALYRKWRPTKFADVVGQRHITDTLRAQLESGRLSHAYLFTGTRGTGKTTCAKILARAVNCTNLQAGDPCGTCPACRGIMDGSILDVVEIDAASNNGVDNIRDIRDEVRYAPASVKKRVYIIDEVHMLSQGAFNALLKTLEEPPEHVLFILATTEINKVPATILSRCQRFDFRRIAPHDIAVRLKEIAEEEAIPLTDSGARMIARLADGAMRDALSILDRAAAGSGEPIDEERVAAGVGILAGDTAVDLMRHILAGDLTAAMQQLGESYTAGRELGAVLDQLLGLIRDMLLVKTSRQDVSALLSPAYSYQTVQQLCGQIPASRLLAYTKILQESLLRIPHAANRRIEAELCVVRLCELTADDYDTLSGRVDALEEKLAHGIVAAAPAARQQAEPEDGFPSDADAPPPAEDELPPMAQQKPSAPPKKLESSPQWNDITMATKSLLPMSKFAQLTMAKGVISGKELYVLCDDPFTCDLCNETIVKQALAKAAQQVTGKNLRIKVLEESSIGTLSTKANPVDEVIRRAGELNINVEIND
- a CDS encoding YbaB/EbfC family nucleoid-associated protein — encoded protein: MARKFNGYGRGGAGMGGGMNMSAMIKKAQKMQEEMVKAQEELGNKEYTATAGGGAVTAVVKGSNNLVSLKLDPEAVDPDDVEMLQDLIVTAVNQALKQADEESAAIMKQATGGGMPGLF
- a CDS encoding MFS transporter — translated: MGKPSVMREMPRAHRYLMQDIFLAYLAMGIYLTLIGSALPSIKAEYHISYQVGGWMMSAQQIGYLAMGIGVSLAARRLGAKCTYLFFGALAFVGLAIMMVSGNPVLLIFAMLLTGICKGSTANIGNQITSMVSNNDSSLLNLAQAFFAVGACAAPLIMMVCGTSWRMAFGITIAIGIISLLHGVRTQIGPDAFCVQEPTGKIDWGFLKQGIFWICSVLLLCYLAFEASVIGWLVTFFIDSGAADAQTAQLLATALWGALLIGRFASAWFATRFSPQHMICVMTIGTAVCFSVMMCSHSLVPMAIGTFGIGLFIAGMYGTTLGGSDNLIGRYPMCMGMFIVIPGVGAAVTQSVIGVIADQIGIRGGMYVLYVLIALMLLSTVLFVAHGRKKS
- the recR gene encoding recombination mediator RecR, with the protein product MNYFAPSVETLIDEFSKLPGIGRKTAQRLAFHILNLPKEDADKLAQAITAAKNTIHLCPVCQNLTDEELCPICADPARDHKTICVVADPKDVLAFEKTREYQGLYHVLHGTISPLNHVGPDDLSIRELLHRVAEEDIEEVILATNPDTEGEATAMYLARLLKPFHIRVSRLAYGIPVGGQLEYIDEVTLMRALDGRHNIE